Genomic window (Lampris incognitus isolate fLamInc1 chromosome 3, fLamInc1.hap2, whole genome shotgun sequence):
TATGAGGGTGTTCACGATATCTGGCTGGTCCTGCTGCAACCAATGGCTGGCCCCGGAGATAATGTTGAGACGGAAGTGGTTTCTGATGTATAGGCGACAGGCCTCAGCCATTTCCTGCTCTAGGAATGCATCCCTCTCCCCCCAAAGCAGCAGAACCGGGGATCTGACATAATTCTGATGAAGGGGGAGGGAGCTGTAGGGGAAGATAATCATCAACACAGCTGAGTTACATCACTTTGTACAAGCCAAACCCCTGACCAATAGGTAAAAATTAAAAACGAGCTGCCTCATATTTTGTTACATGAGTTTTTAGCCTTATCATTTCATGTGTTACTGTTGGTTGGGTATGGTGGAGAGCATGTGGAGAGGCTAATCAGGAATGGGTCAGTGAAACGTTTATATAAGCAGTAAAAAAACTCATTGTGTTAACGCATTGGTTTAGAGGGGAGCAGATGGTGAGCTCAACCATGCATGTATAGTTCACatgtcaaaaacacatgcatagatattctgtttttgaatgtaatTAGGTCCATGGCTGTCAAGACAATTTTCTAAATCTCATATTGTTAACAATGAAGTTATATGCAAATATTTCAGAGTAATGTGACGTTACATCAGCTATTTTATAACACCAGAGGGCGCTACTGAATAACATTTGCATGGCATTTAGCACTGACAGCCAATCCTGTTTTGTATAGTACCCACAATTATTTAGTttcaaggtaaaaaaaacaacaacaatctgTTCATCTCATTATGCACAATGACATTAACAATTGCAATGACCTTAATATAACATGTTTAACAAtgattacaaagtgctttacaaaacacAATAAAGAAAATGTAATGATCAAACAGCAGCATGCAACCGCTGTTAGCTGGTGCATCCCCTCCAACACGTTTTGCTGTACTCTCTCAGCAGCCCTATATAATATTCAGAGGAATCAGCTAACGTCTCTACAACGTAGACTCAGCTATAATGTGCAACTGAGCTCGGCTGGAAACAGTAGCTTTGACATAATCTGACATTTTTAGGGTGAACTGTTCCTCACCTGAAGACATTCCTGTAATAGTTAAGTGCTCCCGTCAGGGCCCCAGGCTGTGAGAGGGCATATAGATAAGCCTCCAAGTCTTCTGCAGTGAGCCACCGGCCTTTCCTTCCAATCCCTGTGCTGCGGCTGGTGAATAAGCCCTTCAGAGCCTACGGCAGAGACACCAGGATGCACGGCGTGAGTGTGGCTGTGACTGGTGTAATTTTATCCAGGTGACACTTATTGACAAGGTCGTTTGTGTCACTGTCAACATAATATGGGTCAGATAAAGTACTTAAGAAGGCAGGGTGGTTACTCATGTGAGATGACCTTGACTTCAATGAGAGCTTGGCACCCTGATTTACTGCTGGCTCTATCATTTTATAAAATGCTACAGCCGAGTGCTCTAAAAGAGAAATAAGAAAACCTTGTTGGTTCATGCATTTAGCTGGCAAATGTAGGAAACACAGGCTTGGCCGAGATAACTTttgtatttcatttttaacatgtgcctgcacattgtttttaaagacaatacattgaattgaattgaattatgtgATCAGTAGTTCAAAATAacctttgtttaaaaaaaaaccaactgtTGATTATTAACAGAATTGTAATAGGCGCCAATAATCCTTACCAGAACAGCATGGTCTATAATTTGATGCAATGGTAATGTGCATAATGGGCATATGCCCCATTATTTGTCCATCAGTTCACTTCAGCTACAGTTAACTTAATTTCTGCATGATTCGTTTAGTGATGCAAACATTAAAAATAGAATGACGCAATAAAAGCCTTTTGTTATGCAATACATATGCCACTATACAtaaatatgaacacacacacacacacacacacacacacacacacacacacacacacacacacgtacacgtacacacacacacaaagacagagacaaacaacTTTGACCTTGAAATTGATCAAGCCCACACATAAGAGACCACCTTGAAATCATTGATGGACAGCATGAGCTCTGGGAAGAAGGGCAGCTGGAAGAAAAAGAAATGACTGGATTTCAGGAGCTGACTGGGATGACGCAGGGCATAATCTGGTGAGGAGGGGAGAAAAGACAGAAAggtgaggagggggaaaaaagataagAGGAGACCAGAGCAGAATAAAGAAGCAGAATGatattaaatgatgcacttacaaataacaaaaaaaaagattattttcaCAGAGGGGCTGAGGACATGTTAAGTCTATCAGACTTCAACTGTGCTTTTCTACTAGTCCAGTCAATTGTTCCAGTTTCACATTAAAGCATTTGCATACTGCAATTACCTCATCATCTTCCCCTTAAGGAAGAAGAGAATTTACCAGATGCATGCAATCATAGAATTGGAGTGATCATACTTCCTAATTAGTGACAGTAATTATGGTAATAACCCATGAGCCAAAGCAGAGGCCCTTTAATTAGTATGCAGGAAAACTGTTTTCTTTCAAATAACACTTAGACCAATGTTTGGCACAGACTGAATTGTCTACGGATTGGTACGTTAAGGTTACATACCTGTGAAAACCGATGGGTGAGGACAGTTTAGGACAATGAGTTTTGTCACCATCTCTGGGTAGTGAACTGCAAACAGCCATGCTATGGTCCCCCCCCAATCATGGCCAACCAGGCAACATCTGTTGTACCCTTGGAGAAAAACGAGATGCCCATTTGAATGCTTGAACATTTTACAGAAGCACAGACATTACAAAAGCTAGATATTAATCTGTTTAGCTCAATAACACAATccttggagaaaaaaaaggtttactGACAATCATGTCAATGCTTGGAAAACTGATGATGTTCTCACAACTGTAGTGCTGGCTCGCTCGCTCAGAAGATCAGGACGTCTGTCTGAAGATCTGATTACATTAGCTTTTTCATCTAAACTAAATAATCTCCTTACCTGCCCAGCAACATTTACACCCACTGATGTGAATCACCTGCAAGCTTATCTCAGAGCTCTGATATTGCATGAGTAAGGATGCATGAGGGATGAGGGATACCCTGAAATTTAAGTGCACTTTTGGATAATGATGCAGTGCCAAGGGCTAGCTGATACGATTGCCTGTATTTCCTGTCAGCTTTTCAGTGCTTGCAGTGCACACTCATCTTGCTTTGCACAATGGCACAGGAAGGGCTTTTAGCTTGAGGTGTGCAGCTAAGGGAAATTAAAATTATCACATGGGAAAGCAGATATTCCACCACTACAGCAAAACTATTGACTGAAGAATTTGCATATCACCCAGCTTTGCTATCAGCTCATGTTCTTGAAAGCCTGTTAAAGaactggaaaaaaagaagaaaaaaacaggatTAAATTTCCCAGTAGAATTACTAAGACAGCTTTTCAACTGCCCttttactgtaaaaaaaaaaaaaatccaaacatggAATGTTTCCAAAGGCGGCTACTTGGAAAACAAACATCTTTTGTGGATTTATTCAGTATTGCTAGGGTTGATTCAAAATGGGCCAATTTCAACTTTAATAGTTTTCATGCAATGAGTACTTGGTCGTATCAACTGCAAGATAGAGTGTAGTAACAaatcaaatagaaaaaaaaatgttgtgctgGTCAGATAAGTATTGGTGTACAAAGCCCCTTCTTCCTTATAGTGTAAGCATACAGTCAGCAGGCTGGAGCCTCTGTATTTGCGCAAAGTCCTATGTTAAGTAAACATGATTCACAGGAAACTTGTCATCCTGCAGGATGTTCAAAGGATAACAAGGAGAAACCAATCTAATTTCGACTCAAAACATTATCAAAGCAGTGTCCCCTTCTTGGAGTTATTTCAGATAAGATGTCTGGGAAAACAAGTAACATGGAGACAAATGTCCCTCCTCCGCTCACTTACCTAAATATTCCACAATGTCCTTGACGTCAGTAACCAGAAACTCAAAGCGGTAACTCTCAGTGGAAACAGGCAAGTCAGACTCCCCATAGCCTCGCATGTCAATGGCCACCACACGAAACTCACTTTTAAACTCACGCATCTGGTAGCGCCATGAGTACCTAGAGCACACAAATAAAAGCAGACAATCACATTTGCCATTAAATGGGCagccggggcatccgggtggtatggcagtctattccgttgcctaccaacacaggaattgccAGTtacaatccctgtgttacctccggcttggtcgggcatccctacagacacaattggccgtgtctgcgggtgggggaagccggatgtgggtatgtgtcctggtcgctacactaacgcctcctctggttggtcggggcacctgttcgagggggaggggaatctgggggggaatagcgtgatccgtccatgcactaagtccccctggtgaaactcctcaccgtcaggtgaaaagaagtggc
Coding sequences:
- the ephx4 gene encoding epoxide hydrolase 4, which codes for MARVLHNLALFIIGLAWKIRVWGYWSLIYGYCALCTIVALLKLWWNVILRPTATFQWGIRETPPACLNDTSLGTHCYVRIKESGLRFHYVAAGERGKPLMLFLHGFPEFWYSWRYQMREFKSEFRVVAIDMRGYGESDLPVSTESYRFEFLVTDVKDIVEYLGYNRCCLVGHDWGGTIAWLFAVHYPEMVTKLIVLNCPHPSVFTDYALRHPSQLLKSSHFFFFQLPFFPELMLSINDFKALKGLFTSRSTGIGRKGRWLTAEDLEAYLYALSQPGALTGALNYYRNVFSSLPLHQNYVRSPVLLLWGERDAFLEQEMAEACRLYIRNHFRLNIISGASHWLQQDQPDIVNTLIWTFLKEGEGRKSYRN